TTTTAGCTCCTATTGAATATTTATTTCTCTATGTATGCATGTGGGTCAATTGTGTACCaatttttaaatgttgcagGTGTGCTGTGGCTGTCAGTTATTTCAGAGTTTACATACATCGGTCTGCTGGGGATGGGCTTCTTGCTGATGTGGCTGGAAGTCTTGTGTTCCCATAAAGAGATGCACTCGCTAAAAATCAATGCCTATGCAGCAATCTGCACTGTATTATCAGGTGGGACTTTGTGTTTATATAATGTGCCCTATTTGCATGATCATCTTTGTTTTCTAGATTTAGATTTGTTCTATCTGTCTGGTTTTTGGTTGTTGCTTCTCACATGTAGGTCTTCTGGGGATGGTGGCCCATATGATGTACACCACAGTATTTCAGATGACGGTCATTGTGGGCCCCAAAGACTGGAGGCCTCAGTCCTGGGACTACGGCTGGTCATTTGCGTAGGTGGCTGCTTTTTAGACACAGCATGCAAACCTGTTTTCTTCAAGCATGTACATAAACTACTCGTCATGTAGAGGATATGATGATCACTATTCTAAATCTCCTCTGGTCCCAGTCTTGCCTGGGTGTCCTTCAGTTGCTGCATGGGCGCCGCTGTGGTCACACTCAACTCCTACACAAAGACCATCATCGAGCTCCGTCGCAGACAGAGGCTCCGTTTGGAGGAGGCAAGAGCTGCCACTCATGCTCCTTCCTATGATGAGGTTGTTCCAGGTGGTGGGCTCTACTCCGTCAGCGGCTTGCTGCAGTGTCCAGACGGCATGATCGACGTGGCGTGGGCCCCAAACGGCAGCGTGGTCGGAGTGGGGAATGGGGACGTACCGACGCTGGTTTTAGTAGGAGGCTGTGGGCCGGAGGGGTGTGAagactgtgagagagagatggatgagatggaggaggccATGGACCGAGTTGATTCACCTTGTTAGGGGATCATTTATATCCATCAACTGAAACtgctgaaaaagtgaaaaaaggaaagactCTGTCGCCATGCGGATCAATGTGAGCAAacacatcctgtttttattttcttccactCTGACTTTGATTGAAGTGGGGACATACTGACTGCGCTTGAAGCCCAGTAAAATCCATACATATCAAAATGTAAAGTCCACAGTGTATGTATAGGTCACACTGACATGCATGTTTTCTGGGTATTTCTCAGTGCCTCTTGGTAGGAAAGTGAATGCATGTCTCTGTATGTAACTGCATATAAATATTTCTataattttattgtttatatattaACATGCAATGTATCAGGACAGCAGCATCTCACTGAGCACTTCATTGCATAGACGGGATGGTTGTTTCTTCTCCTGTTGATACCTAAACAGAATGGCCTGTCCTTTAGAGTAAATAGACAATATATCCTCATTAATCTGAGTGGGACATTCaacatgtttaatttttcaggctcgtctctctgtcttgcCACAAACGTTTGACAGATACATCATTTGGATGCAACGCGTGTATACCAGAAGCTACAGCAAACACGGCCCCTCTGCAGATGCACAGACAAACCCCATAAGATAGACACATAGAGCTAGAAAGATTACAGAGATTTTGAAAAGTCTGCTCTCTGATGTTGAACAGAAGATTATGTGTAAACCAGTAATCCCGAGTTGgatggaaaggaggaggaacagagtGAGGAGAGATGGTAGGCATGTGAagggatggaggtggagggggtggggggttgtaGGGGGTCAGGGTAAAAGTTGGAAAGAAACGCAGGCAAGCACACCAGCAGAATGcccacacacactaaaacaatCTGCTCTTAAACATCACACTTTCAGGGAAATACTTGCTTTTAAATGGATATTACATTCTGGTATTTATGTTAAATGTCTGTAGATTACACATTTGGGATAATAATGGATTTACTGTCTGGGATAGATACCAGTGTCAGCCACCAGCGTTATGTTATACCAGTTTCTAGGTCATCATGGagaattcattgttttttgggAAAGATAAATAAATTGATTTTCAAGGCGCAGATGTATGAGAAAACCTTTAATTTATTGTACAGTGAATAAAGTACAACACTTGAGAGCTACGACCTCTATTAAGACATTTCCAGGTCTGTAAAAAAGGTTTGATGAGCTAACAATCAGGTATCATACTATATTCAAATTGTCATTATAACATTTATTTCTCTAGAGCCAAAATTGAATTTGAACCATTTTAAGGGTTAACAATAGTTAATACTTTcttcatatttatatatgtattatgTATAACACCAAGCTTTACATAAAATCTGTACCCATGTGTTGGAGCACTATGCCACAATTGGCATCTTTTAGTCTCTATTTGATATAAATTCATTGAcaaacatttgtaaaacagTAACATGAGATGAACGAAACTCACTGAAAAGTTAGCCGCAACCAAGACACTGCAGAGAAGAGTATTTACACAGACAAGCTGAATGGAgtaaagaggaggggggagaagagggaaaaaaatacaagttTAAAAGATAGTAAAGAGTCtaatgagagaaaaaaggaggggggTGAAATAGGAAGGAGTTTATTGTTTGATTGGCTCATAGTGGATAAGACGCATTGCATTCTCATTTTCAATCACTCCTTTGATGAACTCTCCCTCAGCCAGTCGCTctgtgaggggaaaaagaaagaataaagacGTTACAGTGGGAAGAAAACGGTAAACAAGATATACAGCACAGAGTGCGGGGTAAAGATGACGCTGAATAATGAGTCTTATCTAAGAAATCCGGTCTTATCTCCTGTGTGGGTgtacttatgtgtgtgtgtgtgtgtgtgtgtgacagtagcATGCAACGCAGTAAGTCACTTGAGGTTTCATGGTCCATCGCTGGTACATACATAATAAAACTTGCATGACACAAGTGATGCTGTAACTGGGGATGTGCCCCCAGGTGGATTTATTTGCTTGCATTATTATCAAGCCAAACAGCTGATCGTGAAATTTAATCTTTGCCACAGGGCGAAAGAACAGCTGCTCAGGAAAGTTAGTAAGAGCTTACGctgatttcctctctctctaacaTAAGTACATTGTGATAAGAACACGGTGACCTGCGATGCACCTCGGGGACTCAATGTATGTTCACATGTGCTGGATGCGCGCTGTTTCCCTCACCGTTGTCTTTCTTTTCGAAGTAAGACCACAGCTTGTTGGCTCTCTTCTCGGGTGTGTTCTCATCCTCTGGTAGcctgctctgctcctccttgGGGATCAGCTTAAATATGGCCTGAGAGGGGGTTGGGTATAAGATTGGTGATAAATGCTGCATCATTTCAGCCACACAAATAACGTATAGAACATCAGCACAGCACATAAAACAAATGGGTACAAGCCAAGAAGCGAGAGCCTGCGGGATAAGTGAGTAAGCTCACAGCCCTCTTAGGTTAATTAGTGTCTTgttattatgtgtgttttatcaaGCTGCTGATGCAAAACAACTTGACATTGCGAGAAAAGATTTCTTGTAGAATTTCACCTCATGATTGTCTCATGTCTAGTCCCTGATCTGTCTGAATACAACCAAATCAAGTAGCCTACAATTAAGTTTACACTAAATATAACCTGCAATCAACTGATTTGCCTTCCACATGCAGCTACAGGAGCAATCCTGCAGGTCTTCGTCATCACAATTTATATGCAGATACAGGGTAAAAATCTGTGTCAAAATGAATAATCAAGCAGCCTAACGCAGCACATTCGGGCCTGTGTGTCATTATTCAGAGACAGTTAATCTGCAATGGGCCACTTGGAATGCAGCGGATTGTAAATGACTGTGCACTTTAGGTTCAGGTCTTTAAGTGTGTGTCCCACTTAGAGAGGAGGCACTCATCTCCCACATTTAAGACACCTAGATTAACATGGATTAGTGCCAAGACTCAGGCCACAGGCCAAACACCAGGATGTCATCTCTTTTCTCCCTGGACTGTCCCTGCATTTGCCCCTCTGATCTTGTGGTCTCTATAGTTCACACTGCGAGCTTGTAGATGAGTCACTGGTCAGTtataaaaacactgaaccaGGTCTGTATCAAGCATACGCCTGTGGATACCCTGAAAGACACTGTATTTACATCTTAACTAGTCTATCATATCAGTGTAGTACACTAGGCTAAATTAACATGGGCTTGTATTGCCTTCTTCAAACCCATGGAAAAACAGATATCACTGTGCTATCTTTATATAATAATGATGTTAGCTTCTGATCTGTTTTTGActtctcctccacagagtctgATTTTGTTGTAGGTTGTTTTTTCTGGCAGAGTGGCTTTAAAATGTAGCTATTTTGTGCAGTGGTTGTTAACATGATGCATGTGGACTCAGGCCAGTTGGCCAGGAATGAAATCCCATTACAATGTCAGCTGGATCCTCAGCTGATCTGTCTAAACCTCTTACAATTCTATTTCATTTGTCTTGAAACTCCACAACCTCCATTAGACTGAGTTTTGATcatatgaaaacactgattgACAACTATTACACAGTAATTAGCTTAAATTACTCAAACAGTCCAAAGCGGCAGCCTCGTGAATAAAAGAAACTTGGATTAGATCCAGGGATGATGGGCAGTCCCTTCAGTGGAGTAGCCTTATTTAAGAGAAGGACAGCCTGCATTGTCTAAGAACTAAACCTGTAATCACAGAGATTACAGGGAGTTTGGGGCTCAAATAGGATGGCTAATTGGGCTGGCAATTAGTACTGAGACCTACATACCATAAGAGGGGTGGTCACTTTCAAATAAATAGCATCTCAGTTTACGTGATCCTTAGAGGGAGGCAGCAAAATATCAAGAAAACCTGATAATATGATGCAGTCCAACAATAGTTTTTCAAAGCCACTGCTTCAAAAATGACCATAGAGCACATTCAACATCTCAAAATTCAAGAACATTCAACATTATAAACTTCAAAAGTAGTAttcactgcaggactgttgtatgAGATTGCACAAAGCTGAGTAATCCTcttattttgtctgtctgttgtagCTTTTACCACTTAGAATAAAACCTTCTGCCGAGGACTATAAGCAACAGGACAGCTTGAATTTCCGACATTATATGTCAATAGTAGCAATAGAAATGAAGGTTGTGGTAGAATAAAACAGCCTTTCTATCTTTAGCACTTCTAGTCAATGTAGTTTGATGCTACTCCTCATAAGAGAAGATGAATATTTGTGAGATTAATGTCTATCTGAGGAGGCAAAATAATTTGAACCATAGTTAAAGTGTCTCATCCTTTCATCCTCATCACTACTGTCTTGTCATGTGTCCCTCTCACCTGGCAGATCTCCGTCACTTCTGTCTTGTTGATGTATCCGTTCTTGTCTACATCGAACAGCGAGAAGGCCCACTCCAGTTTTCGGGTCGTCTTCCCAGTGGAGGTCATGTGCAGTGCGATGATGTACTCCTTGAAGTCCAGCGTGCCATCGTCGTTGGTGTCGAAGGAGCGAAACACATGCCGCGCGTAGCTCTTGGCATCGCTGTCAGGAAAGAAGCGGGTGTAGATCTGCTCAAACTCTTCTGGTGTAATGCGTCCCGTCGGGCACTGCCTCTGAAAGTTCTCGTACCACTGGGAGATCTCATTTTCAGTGAATTTGGTGCTGAGCTTCAGGTCCTCCAGGATCTCCTTTGATAATGCGCTACTGGTGGTATTTCCCATGGTGGCTGCTTTCAGTGTCTTAGTGATGTGTCAGTTCTGACAAACTCACTGGCAAATATTTGCCACCTGAGTTTTTCTTCCCTTGTGCCACCTGAACTTCTCCTCTGATGAGAATATGGTGTCGCTCACTGACTTGACCTCTCCTGTTGATGTTAGAGGCCAAAGAAAAACCCTGGAAGTGAAAAGTAAATTACACATATGGCACAGTCCACTCATGAAATCCTACATTTTTGACACAGCTCAGTAAATCACATTGTGAGGATGATGAGAAGTGCAGAGAAAGCTtacctgtgtgttgtgtgtgaagaTGACGGCTGGGGAATTGAGCGTCTGCCTCGACAGTAAGCCAGTGAGAGATAAGGAGGGCAGGGGGAAACACACTCCTACTATGGACGGGGTTAATTCTGTTAATGCGGGATTTAAGGTGGCTGAGCTCTTGTCATAAATGAACCACCGGCTCCTAATTTTCTCTGCTGGGTCTGGACATCTAGAAAGATCTACAGTATATGACAGAGTTGAGTTCATTCCTCTGTCAAATTACCTATGAACAATAGGAATCCTGAGTTATGCCTTTGTGATGTGTGTATATCCAAGAAGTTAATCTATTTAAATAACTTGATATTGATCAGTCAGCAGAGGGTCAGTGCGTTTCACTGTATCCTTGTTGTTATGAAATAATGCGGGGGTCATGAAAACTTAAACATTATTACATGTTCTTGAAAACTCTGTTAACATGGCCCTAGCTGGATTTTCAAAGCTTGCTTTAGGTTCTCCAGCAGTATGTCTGGCTACTTGCTTTAGGTTCTCCAGCAGTATGTCTGGCTATTTCAGTTGTGGCCTTTCAATGGGTTTAGTTGACCACTGCCATCTAATTCTAGACTACCATCTGTCCAGGCAGTTTAACTCCCACTTCACTTCCAATCCCACCTACGCCCCTCACATCATCGTCACTGCCACCCTTCTTCACACAtgacctccttcctctcccacGTGAGCCATGATGTTGCCCTCCTTTGACTGACTATTCTGCCATTAGCTTCGggttgtttttctgagataAATATCTATAATTGGGACCTTCTTTATATCCTTAGCCTCCCTCCATCAAGCATTGTCTCATGCACTAAAGGCGTCCTGTTTTACATACTgatggacacaaacatgcacacttaTGACTTGTGACTTATGACTATGTCTTCATTTTTACTGGTTTACTGGTTTTACTTCATGACACTTTGGCTGACATGTTCACATTATCAGTCTGTTTCATTTGTCTCTGCCAGTAATATCTTGATTGTCTTAACTGTTGTTTCTGACTAATTTAGCATGAGTGTTGAGGCATATAAGAGACTTTATGTGTTACAGATTTACACAGGTGTTTATATTGAAAGAGGACAAATGGAAGCATAGGTAGACACCATTAGTAGCACTTCCCACATATACTCTCTATTACACTGTATAATTATCATTCATGTTGTATTTTGATAGCAGGATTTGCTTTTGCTCCATAAATATGCTCAGTGAGTCCATGTATTGGATTATAATGGCCTTCCCCGTCCCACCCAATCCAACACTTAGCCAATTATCATCATCCTGTGAGTGCCATGGCCAATAGAAttaccccctcctctccacaaAACAATCCCTGACATCTGACCTACACCCTTAGCT
Above is a window of Chelmon rostratus isolate fCheRos1 chromosome 8, fCheRos1.pri, whole genome shotgun sequence DNA encoding:
- the si:ch211-149k23.9 gene encoding germ cell-specific gene 1-like protein isoform X1, yielding MLERMSRRSRSLLSLTLTTLALALSILALCTSYWCEGTHKVVKPLCLSPVKMKNCGQNNSEPYTTESPTQNPFNRTLSPARRDELAKIRQRQLANAVHYIWETGEDKFAFRYFHTGFWESCEKHSDGEKCRSFIDLTPGETQGVLWLSVISEFTYIGLLGMGFLLMWLEVLCSHKEMHSLKINAYAAICTVLSGLLGMVAHMMYTTVFQMTVIVGPKDWRPQSWDYGWSFALAWVSFSCCMGAAVVTLNSYTKTIIELRRRQRLRLEEARAATHAPSYDEVVPGGGLYSVSGLLQCPDGMIDVAWAPNGSVVGVGNGDVPTLVLVGGCGPEGCEDCEREMDEMEEAMDRVDSPC
- the si:ch211-149k23.9 gene encoding germ cell-specific gene 1-like protein isoform X2; translation: MLERMSRRSRSLLSLTLTTLALALSILALCTSYWCEGTHKVVKPLCLSPVKMKNCGQNNSEPYTTESPTQNPFNRTLSPARRDELAKIRQRQLANAVHYIWETGEDKFAFRYFHTGFWESCEKHSDGEKCRSFIDLTPGETQVISEFTYIGLLGMGFLLMWLEVLCSHKEMHSLKINAYAAICTVLSGLLGMVAHMMYTTVFQMTVIVGPKDWRPQSWDYGWSFALAWVSFSCCMGAAVVTLNSYTKTIIELRRRQRLRLEEARAATHAPSYDEVVPGGGLYSVSGLLQCPDGMIDVAWAPNGSVVGVGNGDVPTLVLVGGCGPEGCEDCEREMDEMEEAMDRVDSPC
- the rcvrn2 gene encoding recoverin 2, encoding MGNTTSSALSKEILEDLKLSTKFTENEISQWYENFQRQCPTGRITPEEFEQIYTRFFPDSDAKSYARHVFRSFDTNDDGTLDFKEYIIALHMTSTGKTTRKLEWAFSLFDVDKNGYINKTEVTEICQAIFKLIPKEEQSRLPEDENTPEKRANKLWSYFEKKDNERLAEGEFIKGVIENENAMRLIHYEPIKQ